A DNA window from Thiopseudomonas alkaliphila contains the following coding sequences:
- a CDS encoding ATP-dependent nuclease, whose protein sequence is MSDDQNWPLVVNIDLVGQAPSQGVIEVQPGLTILVGPNGTGKTRALRAIKNAVASSGILGATRKVHFLSAGRTSPMERYRSAVDHPNSIESENAAVGQTYFQSQWWDLESITGVLLALNQRADLRLKVEARLQQLFDRSVELSWSQSGLTVEIASLLGGSTYAANHEASGIIQLIALLAAIHNDEIGALLIDEPEISLHPQHQAFILEEMRSVAGDPCDTNKKLIVIATHSTTMVSLQSLRELPSIAFFSSAFRAPAQVKTNDDILKRTKLSALIARLSATHRMAMFAERVLLVEGPSDEIIATQLASRLDQRLLARNAQILPVTGKGEFVEAAKLFRLMGKHVAVLADLDALADDNTLVRDFSNQPAASSVAESIGQRSIIDLDRNLRTDLSEFIKNHNVAVSAAAETYEDWSSGDSKSKSLQRVTLARLLTEPETFDASAGEAASGLATRFQVLIDALAQLGCFFLRRGAIENYFDDKSKDKSKPELAAAVAATFSQSCVSSIESNYADVISALKQIAPNHRVDEDLLLRPKLGAALTAVFLSMENTSTDDQLNAIARTTVGSYAGVFHLSNCSDSRSLRIEVEIHSSLFKRDSFPFKIGIDENVNTVVLKKLPGIQAE, encoded by the coding sequence ATGTCAGATGATCAAAATTGGCCCTTGGTGGTTAATATCGATTTGGTAGGACAAGCGCCTAGTCAGGGTGTTATTGAGGTTCAACCTGGCTTGACGATACTGGTAGGCCCGAACGGAACAGGCAAAACACGTGCATTGCGTGCGATCAAAAATGCTGTGGCATCATCAGGGATTCTTGGGGCGACGCGCAAAGTGCATTTTCTCTCGGCAGGGCGAACTAGCCCGATGGAGCGATACCGGTCAGCGGTCGACCATCCAAACTCGATAGAATCAGAGAATGCCGCTGTGGGCCAAACTTACTTTCAAAGTCAGTGGTGGGATCTAGAGTCGATTACGGGAGTTTTGCTAGCACTAAATCAAAGAGCAGATCTACGCCTGAAGGTTGAGGCACGACTACAACAGCTGTTTGATCGAAGTGTTGAGTTGAGTTGGTCGCAGTCAGGATTAACTGTTGAAATTGCTTCATTGCTAGGTGGCAGTACGTATGCGGCAAACCATGAGGCTAGTGGTATCATCCAATTAATTGCCCTGCTAGCAGCCATCCATAATGATGAAATTGGTGCGCTATTGATAGACGAGCCTGAAATCTCATTGCATCCTCAGCATCAGGCCTTCATTCTTGAGGAGATGCGGAGCGTTGCTGGAGATCCTTGCGACACGAACAAGAAGCTTATTGTTATTGCAACTCATTCGACGACTATGGTGTCTCTGCAGTCATTGCGCGAGTTGCCGTCGATCGCATTCTTCAGCTCTGCGTTTAGAGCTCCTGCACAAGTCAAAACAAATGACGATATTCTAAAGCGCACCAAGCTTTCGGCATTGATAGCTCGACTCAGTGCTACTCATCGTATGGCGATGTTTGCTGAGCGCGTGCTATTGGTAGAAGGGCCTAGCGACGAAATCATTGCTACCCAGCTCGCTAGTCGATTGGATCAACGTCTGTTGGCTCGCAACGCTCAGATTTTACCGGTGACAGGTAAAGGCGAGTTCGTGGAGGCGGCAAAACTGTTTCGCTTGATGGGTAAGCATGTTGCTGTACTCGCAGATTTGGATGCTTTAGCGGATGATAATACGCTGGTTCGAGACTTCAGTAACCAGCCTGCAGCATCATCAGTTGCTGAGAGCATCGGGCAGAGGTCTATCATAGACTTAGATAGGAACTTGCGTACCGATCTGTCGGAGTTCATCAAGAATCACAATGTTGCTGTATCAGCGGCTGCGGAGACGTATGAAGACTGGTCAAGTGGTGATTCTAAATCGAAAAGCCTTCAGCGTGTAACTCTTGCGCGTCTGCTAACTGAACCAGAAACTTTCGATGCATCAGCGGGTGAAGCTGCTTCAGGTCTTGCTACCCGTTTCCAAGTGTTAATTGACGCGCTTGCTCAACTTGGATGTTTTTTTTTGCGGCGTGGAGCAATCGAAAATTATTTTGATGATAAGTCAAAAGACAAGAGCAAACCTGAGCTAGCTGCAGCTGTTGCGGCAACGTTCAGCCAGTCATGCGTAAGTAGTATAGAAAGCAACTACGCTGATGTTATTTCAGCACTGAAGCAAATTGCTCCGAATCATCGTGTCGATGAGGATCTTTTACTTCGGCCTAAGCTTGGGGCTGCTTTAACCGCAGTTTTTCTCTCGATGGAAAATACGTCGACTGATGACCAGCTGAACGCGATTGCAAGAACGACCGTTGGCTCGTATGCGGGGGTGTTTCATCTAAGTAATTGCAGTGATAGCAGGAGTCTTCGAATCGAGGTTGAAATCCACAGCTCTCTCTTTAAACGTGATTCTTTTCCTTTCAAAATCGGTATCGATGAAAACGTTAATACAGTCGTTCTCAAGAAGCTTCCAGGTATACAAGCTGAGTAG
- a CDS encoding helicase RepA family protein has protein sequence MALDLMAAFTEQPPPLDYVLPNMVAGTVGAIVSPGGAGKSMLALQLAAQIAGGPDLLGIGELPTGLVIYLPAEDPPTAIHHRLHALGAYLTTEQRQIVADGLLIEPLIGKCPNILAANWFDALKRSARGRRLMILDTLRRFHIEEENASGAMSQVVGRMEAIAAETGCAIVFLHHANKSASASGSGDQQQASRGSSVLVDNIRWQSYLSGMTQSEAETWGVEDSQRGYFVRYGVSKANYGAPFKECWLRRHEGGVLKPAVLERQRYQPSAKLKSVARSGNDNW, from the coding sequence ATGGCACTTGACCTTATGGCTGCTTTTACTGAGCAGCCGCCACCCCTGGATTACGTTTTGCCAAATATGGTGGCTGGTACTGTAGGTGCGATTGTATCGCCAGGAGGTGCGGGTAAATCCATGCTTGCCTTGCAGTTGGCAGCCCAGATTGCCGGTGGCCCCGATCTATTGGGTATAGGCGAACTGCCTACTGGTTTGGTGATTTACTTGCCCGCCGAAGATCCGCCCACAGCCATCCACCATCGCCTGCATGCTCTTGGTGCATACCTAACAACCGAGCAAAGGCAGATCGTGGCCGATGGCTTGTTGATTGAGCCGTTAATTGGAAAATGCCCCAATATCTTGGCTGCGAACTGGTTTGATGCTCTAAAACGCTCTGCAAGGGGTCGTCGCTTGATGATCCTCGATACCCTTAGGCGTTTCCATATCGAAGAGGAAAACGCCAGTGGAGCGATGTCCCAGGTCGTTGGACGCATGGAGGCGATAGCCGCTGAGACCGGCTGCGCTATTGTGTTTTTACATCATGCCAACAAAAGTGCATCCGCCTCGGGCTCTGGCGACCAGCAACAGGCCAGTCGGGGATCGTCGGTTCTGGTAGATAACATCCGCTGGCAGTCATATCTGTCAGGTATGACCCAGTCAGAAGCCGAGACATGGGGTGTTGAAGATAGCCAGAGAGGGTATTTCGTCCGATACGGTGTCAGCAAAGCAAATTACGGTGCACCTTTTAAGGAATGCTGGCTTAGACGCCACGAAGGCGGTGTGCTCAAGCCAGCTGTGCTTGAGCGTCAGAGATACCAACCGTCTGCGAAACTAAAGTCTGTCGCGAGGAGCGGCAATGACAACTGGTAA
- a CDS encoding tyrosine-type recombinase/integrase, translating into MLTDTKLRNLKPKDKLYKVNDRDGLYAAVTPAGTVSFRYNYSINGRQETITFGRYGSGGITLAEAREKLGDAKKMIAEGKSPAREKARDKARVKDAETFGAWAEKWLRGYQMADSTRDMRRGVYERELKPKFSNQKLSEITHEDLRALTDSIVERGAPATAVHAREVVLHVFRWAIERGQKIENPAELVRPSSIARFEPRDRALTPEEIGLMYHYLERVGTSPTNRAAAKLLLLTMVRKGELNNATWDEVNFTEALWTIPKERMKRRKPHLVFLSRQALDIFIALKTFAGGSDFVLPSRYNTEQPTASSTINRVLDWTYKAAQKDGKSLAKFGPHDLRRTASTLLHEAGYNTDWIEKCLAHEQKGVRAVYNKAEYREQRAAMLQDWADMIDEWTSGSVR; encoded by the coding sequence ATGCTGACCGATACCAAGCTGCGAAATCTAAAACCTAAAGACAAACTCTACAAAGTGAATGACCGGGATGGGCTCTATGCAGCCGTTACACCCGCAGGAACTGTTTCGTTTCGTTATAACTACTCGATCAATGGCAGGCAGGAAACCATCACCTTCGGTCGCTATGGCTCTGGTGGCATTACTTTGGCTGAAGCTCGTGAAAAGCTAGGCGACGCCAAAAAGATGATCGCTGAAGGAAAGTCTCCGGCCAGAGAAAAAGCTCGAGACAAGGCACGAGTCAAGGATGCGGAAACATTTGGTGCCTGGGCTGAAAAATGGCTAAGGGGATACCAGATGGCAGACTCGACTCGCGATATGCGTCGAGGAGTTTATGAGCGTGAGCTGAAGCCGAAATTCTCCAATCAAAAGCTGAGCGAAATTACTCATGAAGACTTGCGGGCATTGACTGACAGCATAGTCGAGCGAGGTGCACCTGCGACAGCAGTTCATGCGCGTGAAGTAGTGCTTCATGTTTTCCGCTGGGCAATCGAGCGCGGACAGAAGATTGAAAACCCGGCTGAATTGGTGCGACCAAGCAGTATTGCCCGTTTTGAGCCGCGTGACCGAGCGTTGACGCCAGAAGAAATTGGTTTGATGTACCACTACCTGGAGCGGGTGGGTACAAGCCCAACAAATCGCGCCGCCGCCAAGCTGCTGTTGCTGACTATGGTGCGCAAGGGCGAGTTGAATAACGCAACCTGGGATGAAGTCAATTTTACTGAAGCGCTTTGGACGATCCCAAAGGAAAGGATGAAACGCCGCAAGCCACATTTAGTGTTTCTCTCACGGCAGGCACTGGATATTTTTATTGCTCTAAAAACTTTTGCTGGTGGTTCTGATTTTGTGTTGCCATCTAGGTACAACACTGAGCAGCCGACGGCTTCCAGCACCATCAACAGGGTGCTCGACTGGACTTACAAAGCAGCGCAAAAAGATGGTAAATCGCTTGCCAAGTTCGGACCGCATGATCTGCGTCGTACTGCCAGTACCTTGTTGCATGAGGCTGGTTACAACACTGACTGGATTGAGAAGTGTCTGGCGCATGAACAAAAGGGCGTGAGAGCTGTTTACAACAAGGCCGAGTACCGGGAGCAGCGAGCGGCTATGTTGCAGGATTGGGCAGATATGATTGATGAGTGGACTAGCGGAAGTGTTCGTTGA
- a CDS encoding LuxR family transcriptional regulator, with translation MKKEQTITICEGCDPNISKAIKRFQGRWRPYSIASRRYHIRRLIKEIIDPAVASYMKTLPAHYSGFVAGAGTGIAFSEIIRLVGFDSMVQLQRQLLRQFIKTEDRQDSRDQRFVATIETLTGLVWDCACKRPKKSTVKTGVNLNAQRQHGFCDLCGELTEFASFMATAADDQINDVELQERKKLELSHQYCAEHKPILSDGSRNPAYRQAKRSLKQFNLELDRLSRQCVKRTTPQAASGDPLVDRYFHQYILAQTLQPADKGELRNQARLMVDLKLSDRKKQILILQWDGLNQSEIARQLGIERQTVSKALKSLASIPLLLQLKR, from the coding sequence ATGAAAAAAGAACAAACTATTACTATTTGTGAAGGATGCGACCCCAACATCTCAAAAGCCATCAAACGCTTTCAGGGGCGTTGGCGCCCCTACTCCATCGCTTCCCGACGCTACCACATCAGACGGTTAATAAAAGAAATCATTGATCCTGCTGTAGCCAGCTACATGAAAACTCTGCCAGCGCACTACTCAGGCTTCGTAGCTGGTGCCGGGACAGGAATAGCCTTCAGTGAGATTATCCGATTAGTCGGATTTGATTCGATGGTTCAACTGCAGCGACAGTTGCTACGCCAATTCATCAAGACAGAAGACAGGCAGGACTCAAGGGATCAACGCTTTGTTGCAACCATAGAAACACTAACCGGCCTGGTTTGGGACTGCGCATGCAAACGTCCTAAAAAATCTACTGTCAAAACAGGTGTCAATTTAAACGCGCAACGTCAGCATGGCTTTTGTGATCTATGTGGAGAACTGACCGAGTTCGCCAGCTTCATGGCAACGGCCGCTGATGATCAAATCAATGACGTAGAGCTGCAAGAACGCAAGAAACTCGAACTCAGCCATCAATACTGTGCCGAGCACAAACCTATCCTGTCTGACGGCAGTCGGAACCCTGCCTATCGGCAAGCAAAGCGATCTCTCAAGCAATTCAACCTCGAGCTTGATCGGCTTAGTCGTCAGTGCGTAAAGCGCACCACCCCGCAAGCAGCCTCAGGCGACCCTCTGGTGGATCGTTATTTCCATCAGTACATCTTGGCTCAGACCTTACAACCAGCCGACAAAGGAGAACTGCGCAACCAGGCGCGGCTAATGGTGGACCTGAAGCTATCAGATCGCAAAAAACAAATTCTGATACTTCAATGGGATGGGCTCAATCAGTCGGAGATCGCTCGACAACTGGGCATCGAACGACAGACGGTGTCAAAGGCGCTGAAGTCGTTGGCCTCGATACCCTTGCTACTCCAACTGAAAAGGTAA
- the guaA gene encoding glutamine-hydrolyzing GMP synthase, which yields MTAQDIHAHRILVLDFGSQYTQLIARRIRSLGVFCEIHPFDIEEQVIREFDPRGIILSGGPESVHQMGSPRAPEYVFELGLPLLGVCYGMQTMAEQLGGKVESSAASEFGSAQVTVTANSPLLDGIRDDGANLDVWMSHGDKVTVLPEGFVTLASTPSCPIAAMANEERQFYAVQFHPEVTHTTQGNEILARFVQRICGCEALWTPSNIIDDAIATVRSQVGDKQVLLGLSGGVDSSVVAALLHRAIGDQLTCVFVDHGLLRLGEGDQVMQMFAENMGVKVIRVDAEERFLGLLAGVTDPEEKRKIIGRTFIEVFDEEASKLEGIDFLAQGTIYPDVIESAAVKHGKAKVIKSHHNVGGLPEDMKFELVEPLRELFKDEVRKLGVELGLPESMVYRHPFPGPGLGVRILGEIKKEYADLLRQADHIFIEELRNAGWYDKTSQAFVVFVPVKSVGVVGDARRYAWVVSLRAVETIDFMTARWAHLPYDLLEKVSGRIINEIEGISRVVYDVSSKPPATIEWE from the coding sequence ATGACTGCTCAAGATATCCACGCCCATCGCATCCTCGTGCTGGACTTTGGTTCCCAATACACTCAATTGATTGCTCGTCGCATTCGCAGCTTAGGCGTGTTTTGCGAAATTCATCCGTTTGATATCGAAGAGCAGGTAATCCGTGAGTTTGATCCACGCGGTATTATTCTGTCCGGTGGCCCTGAGTCAGTGCACCAAATGGGCAGCCCGCGAGCGCCTGAGTATGTGTTTGAGCTAGGCTTACCGCTATTGGGCGTGTGCTACGGTATGCAAACCATGGCTGAGCAGTTAGGTGGCAAGGTAGAAAGCTCTGCTGCCAGTGAGTTTGGTTCGGCGCAAGTAACAGTTACCGCCAATAGTCCGTTGTTAGACGGCATTCGCGATGACGGTGCTAACTTGGACGTGTGGATGAGTCATGGCGATAAGGTTACGGTGTTGCCAGAAGGTTTTGTCACCTTAGCCAGCACGCCTAGCTGCCCGATTGCGGCCATGGCTAACGAAGAGCGTCAATTCTACGCCGTGCAATTCCATCCAGAAGTCACTCACACCACCCAAGGCAATGAAATTTTAGCTCGCTTTGTGCAGCGCATTTGTGGTTGTGAGGCGTTATGGACGCCAAGCAATATTATTGATGATGCCATTGCTACCGTCCGCTCTCAGGTCGGTGATAAGCAGGTGTTGTTAGGTTTATCGGGCGGGGTAGATTCATCCGTAGTAGCGGCGTTATTACACCGTGCGATTGGCGATCAATTAACCTGTGTGTTTGTGGATCATGGTTTGCTGCGCTTAGGCGAGGGCGATCAGGTGATGCAGATGTTTGCCGAGAATATGGGCGTAAAGGTAATCCGAGTAGATGCTGAAGAGCGCTTTTTAGGGCTGCTTGCAGGTGTTACTGATCCTGAAGAAAAACGCAAAATTATTGGTCGCACCTTTATTGAGGTTTTTGATGAAGAAGCGAGCAAACTTGAAGGCATCGACTTCTTAGCGCAGGGTACGATTTATCCGGATGTGATTGAATCGGCGGCGGTTAAGCACGGTAAAGCTAAGGTAATTAAATCGCACCACAACGTCGGCGGTTTACCTGAAGATATGAAGTTTGAACTGGTTGAGCCACTACGCGAATTGTTCAAAGATGAAGTGCGCAAACTGGGTGTAGAGCTTGGCCTCCCTGAAAGCATGGTGTATCGCCACCCATTCCCAGGGCCTGGCCTAGGCGTGCGGATTTTAGGTGAGATTAAGAAAGAATACGCCGACTTGCTACGCCAAGCAGACCATATTTTTATTGAAGAGTTACGCAATGCCGGTTGGTACGATAAAACCAGTCAAGCTTTTGTGGTCTTTGTGCCGGTTAAATCTGTGGGTGTAGTAGGCGATGCGCGCCGTTATGCGTGGGTGGTTTCGCTACGTGCAGTAGAGACCATCGACTTTATGACCGCCCGTTGGGCGCACTTACCCTATGATTTATTGGAGAAAGTCTCTGGCAGAATCATTAATGAAATCGAGGGTATTTCCCGCGTGGTTTATGATGTGTCAAGTAAACCACCAGCGACTATCGAGTGGGAATGA
- a CDS encoding type II toxin-antitoxin system VapC family toxin has translation MILLDTNVLSEQFRAKADERVLAWLNDQPLETLYLSAMTVAEIRAGAALMPDGKRKKLLSSRIEERLLPLFAGRVLSFDMSCTRAYAEVLATAKKSGSGIAAADAVIAATAHEGGFIVATRDTSPFEAAGLKVINPWSESE, from the coding sequence ATGATTTTGCTTGATACAAATGTTCTATCTGAACAGTTCCGGGCAAAGGCTGATGAGCGTGTTTTGGCCTGGCTGAATGACCAGCCACTTGAGACGCTGTATTTGTCTGCAATGACCGTTGCGGAGATTCGCGCAGGTGCTGCGCTGATGCCGGATGGCAAGCGTAAAAAACTGCTTAGTTCAAGGATTGAAGAAAGGCTGTTGCCGTTGTTTGCAGGGCGTGTGTTGTCGTTTGATATGTCATGCACAAGAGCTTATGCAGAGGTGCTTGCAACTGCTAAAAAGTCCGGTAGCGGCATTGCAGCTGCAGATGCAGTAATAGCAGCAACAGCGCACGAAGGCGGTTTTATTGTTGCAACAAGAGATACAAGCCCGTTTGAAGCAGCGGGATTGAAAGTGATTAACCCTTGGAGTGAGAGCGAGTAA
- a CDS encoding FitA-like ribbon-helix-helix domain-containing protein, with product MGVRAVTVRDVPEEVHRAIRVRAAQHGRSLQAEMLAIFEQAVKPEGRVKLGNLLGEIGREVKLTDEEAAGFERDHSPARAVSF from the coding sequence ATGGGAGTGCGAGCAGTAACAGTTCGGGACGTTCCCGAAGAGGTACACAGAGCGATTCGAGTCCGAGCAGCACAACACGGCAGATCACTCCAGGCGGAAATGCTGGCCATTTTTGAGCAGGCAGTAAAACCTGAAGGGCGCGTCAAGTTGGGCAATTTGTTGGGCGAAATCGGGCGTGAAGTAAAACTGACTGATGAAGAAGCAGCAGGTTTTGAACGCGACCACTCACCGGCACGGGCTGTGAGTTTTTAA
- a CDS encoding ClpXP protease specificity-enhancing factor, producing MNSSRPYLIRALHEWLVDNQCTPHLLVISEYPGANLPEGFAQDGQIVLNVSPAAVRYLQMDNEAVSFEARFGGVPFQVYIPIAAVLAIYARENGQGMFFEPEELALPASDEAEPTLAVVDSAADDMPPETSEASAVKPAKGRPTLTVVK from the coding sequence ATGAACTCCAGTCGTCCATATCTGATTCGTGCGTTACATGAGTGGTTGGTGGATAACCAGTGCACTCCGCACTTGTTGGTAATCAGTGAATATCCAGGGGCAAACTTGCCCGAAGGATTTGCCCAAGATGGACAGATCGTGCTCAATGTTTCACCTGCAGCAGTGCGTTACTTGCAGATGGATAATGAGGCCGTTAGTTTTGAAGCGCGCTTTGGTGGCGTGCCATTTCAAGTGTATATCCCTATTGCTGCCGTCTTAGCCATTTATGCCAGAGAGAATGGGCAAGGCATGTTCTTTGAGCCAGAAGAATTAGCGCTGCCCGCAAGCGATGAAGCAGAGCCGACCTTAGCTGTGGTTGATAGTGCTGCAGATGATATGCCACCAGAGACTAGCGAAGCTTCCGCTGTCAAACCGGCTAAAGGGCGACCTACGCTAACCGTGGTTAAGTAA
- a CDS encoding helix-turn-helix transcriptional regulator, with amino-acid sequence MQSITSKTLINRKKLLEIIPLSSRTIYNLEQRGEFPRRIALTSRNVAWDLSEVEEWIDARKSSGIQAARPGDARG; translated from the coding sequence ATGCAATCTATAACTAGCAAAACACTCATCAACAGAAAAAAGCTCCTAGAGATCATTCCGCTCTCGTCGAGGACCATCTACAACTTGGAGCAGCGTGGAGAGTTTCCACGCCGTATCGCGCTCACTTCCAGAAACGTTGCATGGGATTTGTCGGAAGTCGAAGAGTGGATTGATGCACGTAAGTCGTCAGGTATCCAGGCAGCCCGCCCTGGCGATGCGAGGGGCTGA
- the guaB gene encoding IMP dehydrogenase, with the protein MLRISQEALTFDDVLLIPGYSEVLPKDVSLKTRLTRGIELNIPLLSAAMDTVTEARLAIAMAQEGGIGIIHKNMTIEQQAVQVRKVKRYETAIVHDPVTVSPYTKITEVLAQAEELGFSGFPVLSDSKELVGIVTGRDLRFTPKAGETVEAIMTPKDQLVTVLEGTGLEEIKAKLYEHRIEKMLVVNEQFQLRGMVTFRDIEKAKSYPLASKDEQGRLRVGAAVGTGADTGERIEALVAAGVDVVVVDTAHGHSRGVIERVRWVKEHFPQVQVIGGNIATAEAALALVEAGADAVKVGIGPGSICTTRIVAGVGVPQISAIANVSAALKDTGVPMIADGGIRFSGDLAKAIVAGADTVMLGSMFAGTEESPGEIELFQGRSYKSYRGMGSLGAMAQSQGSSDRYFQDSNAGAEKLVPEGIEGRVPYKGAMSAIVHQLMGGLRASMGYTGSATIEDMRTKPQFVRITGAGMAESHVHDVQITKEAPNYRVS; encoded by the coding sequence ATGCTGCGTATTAGTCAAGAAGCACTGACTTTTGATGATGTTTTATTAATTCCAGGTTATTCCGAAGTTCTGCCAAAAGACGTTAGTTTGAAAACTCGACTGACGCGTGGCATTGAGCTGAATATTCCGCTGCTGTCTGCAGCTATGGATACTGTTACTGAAGCCCGTTTAGCCATTGCCATGGCGCAAGAGGGCGGTATCGGTATTATTCACAAGAACATGACGATTGAGCAACAAGCCGTTCAGGTGCGTAAAGTAAAGCGCTATGAAACGGCGATTGTGCACGATCCGGTGACCGTCTCACCTTACACCAAAATTACTGAAGTCTTGGCACAAGCTGAAGAACTAGGTTTTTCTGGTTTTCCAGTATTGTCTGATAGCAAAGAGTTAGTCGGTATTGTGACGGGTCGTGACTTACGGTTTACCCCGAAAGCGGGCGAAACCGTTGAAGCCATCATGACGCCTAAAGATCAGTTAGTGACTGTCTTAGAAGGCACCGGTCTTGAAGAGATTAAAGCTAAGCTGTATGAGCACCGCATTGAAAAAATGCTGGTGGTAAACGAGCAGTTTCAACTGCGCGGCATGGTGACTTTCCGTGATATCGAAAAAGCTAAAAGCTATCCGTTAGCCTCTAAAGATGAGCAGGGCCGTTTACGTGTAGGCGCTGCGGTAGGTACCGGTGCTGATACCGGTGAGCGGATCGAAGCGTTAGTGGCAGCTGGAGTGGACGTGGTAGTGGTAGACACGGCCCATGGTCACTCGCGCGGAGTCATTGAGCGTGTACGCTGGGTGAAAGAGCATTTCCCACAGGTACAGGTAATTGGCGGTAACATTGCTACTGCTGAAGCTGCGTTAGCATTAGTTGAAGCTGGTGCCGATGCGGTAAAAGTGGGGATTGGTCCAGGCTCAATCTGTACTACCCGTATTGTTGCAGGGGTGGGCGTGCCACAAATTTCGGCGATTGCTAACGTATCAGCAGCGCTGAAAGATACCGGTGTGCCAATGATTGCCGATGGCGGTATTCGCTTCTCAGGCGACTTAGCTAAAGCGATTGTGGCCGGTGCCGATACAGTGATGCTGGGTTCGATGTTTGCTGGTACTGAAGAGTCACCGGGTGAAATTGAGCTGTTCCAAGGTCGCTCGTATAAGTCCTACCGTGGTATGGGCTCACTGGGTGCTATGGCTCAGTCTCAAGGCTCATCTGACCGTTACTTCCAAGACAGTAACGCCGGCGCTGAAAAACTGGTACCAGAAGGTATTGAAGGCCGCGTACCTTATAAAGGCGCGATGTCAGCCATTGTGCACCAGTTAATGGGTGGCTTACGTGCCTCCATGGGTTATACCGGATCTGCCACCATTGAGGATATGCGTACTAAGCCACAGTTTGTACGTATCACCGGTGCGGGTATGGCTGAGTCTCACGTGCATGATGTACAAATTACCAAAGAAGCACCTAACTACCGCGTTAGTTAA
- a CDS encoding glutathione S-transferase N-terminal domain-containing protein has protein sequence MAVPNKLGCYSDPVDQYSHRVRLVLAEKAVTAEMFDVVAGECPASLTDVNPYGTVPTLVDRDLALYESTVIMEYLDERYPHPPLLPVYPVARANSRMLMHRIERDWCQLAELILDKNTKETPRNKARKELRESLIGVAPVFASMPYFMSEEYSLVDCCLLPLLWRLPALGIELPKAAAPLIEYMERNFEREAFRESLTEAELLMRP, from the coding sequence ATGGCCGTTCCAAATAAATTGGGCTGCTACTCGGATCCAGTTGATCAGTATTCACATCGTGTGCGTCTGGTGCTGGCAGAGAAGGCAGTAACAGCGGAGATGTTTGATGTGGTGGCGGGTGAGTGTCCTGCTTCTCTAACTGATGTTAATCCTTATGGGACTGTTCCAACTTTAGTCGATCGTGATCTTGCGTTATATGAGTCTACGGTGATTATGGAATACCTCGATGAGCGTTATCCTCATCCTCCTTTATTACCTGTGTATCCTGTAGCTCGGGCTAATAGTCGTATGCTGATGCATCGCATCGAGCGTGACTGGTGCCAGTTAGCTGAACTTATTTTAGATAAAAACACCAAAGAAACGCCGCGCAACAAAGCCCGTAAAGAGCTGCGAGAAAGCTTAATAGGGGTGGCTCCAGTATTTGCCAGCATGCCTTACTTTATGAGTGAAGAGTACAGCTTGGTTGATTGCTGTTTGTTGCCATTGTTGTGGCGTTTGCCAGCTTTAGGCATTGAGCTGCCGAAAGCTGCCGCACCCTTAATTGAATATATGGAGCGCAATTTTGAGCGTGAAGCTTTTCGGGAAAGTTTAACCGAAGCTGAGCTATTGATGCGTCCTTAA